A window of the Dermacentor variabilis isolate Ectoservices unplaced genomic scaffold, ASM5094787v1 scaffold_12, whole genome shotgun sequence genome harbors these coding sequences:
- the LOC142566236 gene encoding alpha-1A adrenergic receptor-like, producing the protein MEVNRSEPWLLSLAFVENGSSSFGATNATVAPVALLKGCLLLAIILLAISGNLMVLLAVFLNANLRTATNCLIVNLALADLLLGASVLPFSAALEIFDKQWYFGQIFCHVWAATDVLCCTASINSLCVISVDRYIGVTRPLTYSSVVTHRRALFACVLVWLLSAVISVGPLLGWREPPPADPFVCEVTKQTGYVVFSVSFSFYIPTLVILVLYYRIYKAATRQTKFLRRGVKTIKGEPGQLTLRVHTPSVAGEDAHSSSVAGGRLAKFKRQKKAAKTLGIVVGVFIVCWFPFFFMLPLGTLCEPCTVPPLLFDFCFWTGYFNSCLNPFIYASTSREYNRAFRAILHCQWNKPSFVPPDSHHAWSGNTGQRTSRSGVSSLGRSTEGSDSEVR; encoded by the exons ATGGAGGTGAACCGGAGCGAGCCGTGGCTGCTGTCCTTGGCTTTCGTCGAGAACGGCTCCTCTTCATTCGGTGCCACGAACGCGACTGTGGCCCCCGTGGCATTGCTCAAAGGCTGCCTACTGCTTGCCATTATTCTTCTGGCTATCAGCGGCAACCTCATGGTCCTGCTGGCTGTCTTCCTCAACGCAAACCTGCGCACAGCCACCAACTGCCTCATCGTGAACCTGGCGCTCGCCGACCTACTGCTGGGTGCAAGTGTGCTGCCCTTCTCGGCGGCGCTCGAGATTTTTGATAAGCAGTGGTATTTCGGTCAAATTTTTTGCCACGTGTGGGCCGCCACGGATGTGCTCTGCTGCACGGCATCCATCAACAGCCTGTGTGTGATCAGCGTTGACCGCTACATTGGCGTCACGCGGCCGCTCACCTACTCGAGTGTGGTGACACACCGGCGTGCCCTCTTTGCGTGTGTTCTTGTCTGGCTGCTGTCGGCTGTCATTTCTGTGGGCCCTCTGCTCGGATGGCGTGAGCCCCCTCCCGCCGATCCGTTTGTCTGCGAGGTGACAAAGCAGACAGGCTATGTCGTCTTCTCGGTCTCTTTCTCCTTCTACATCCCGACGCTGGTTATCCTGGTGCTCTACTACCGCATCTACAAGGCGGCCACTCGCCAGACTAAGTTCCTGCGTAGGGGAGTGAAGACCATCAAGGGCGAGCCTGGTCAACTGACTCTGCGTGTGCACACACCCTCTGTGGCGGGAGAGGATGCGCACAGCTCTTCGGTTGCTGGTGGCCGGCTAGCCAAGTTCAAGCGCCAGAAGAAGGCGGCCAAAACGCTTGGCATTGTTGTCGGCGTGTTTATAGTCTgctggtttcctttcttcttcatgCTACCACTGG GTACCCTGTGCGAGCCGTGTACCGTGCCGCCACTGCTGTTCGACTTCTGTTTTTGGACTGGCTACTTCAACTCCTGCCTGAACCCATTCATCTACGCGTCGACCAGCCGCGAGTACAACCGCGCTTTTCGTGCTATTCTGCATTGCCAGTGGAACAAGCCCTCCTTCGTTCCACCGGACTCGCATCATGCTTGGTCCGGCAACACGGGACAGAGAACAAGTCGTTCGGGTGTCAGCAGCCTCGGGCGCTCCACTGAGGGCTCAGACAGTGAAGTTCGTTGA